The proteins below come from a single Pedobacter aquae genomic window:
- a CDS encoding RrF2 family transcriptional regulator has translation MILSKSCEYAVRAAIYIALKTQQGEKTGIIAISEAIGSPTHFTGKILQALARKKVISSIKGPHGGFFIENPKDIYLVDIIKAIDGSGLFSSCVMGLKTCSDTKPCPMHEQIKPIRTQLLTEFSKKSVDELVKDFDKTGYFLR, from the coding sequence ATGATACTTTCAAAATCTTGCGAATATGCTGTTAGGGCAGCTATTTATATCGCTTTAAAAACACAACAAGGTGAAAAAACCGGGATAATTGCTATTTCTGAAGCTATTGGCTCGCCTACACATTTTACTGGAAAAATTTTACAAGCTTTAGCTCGTAAAAAAGTAATCTCTTCTATTAAAGGACCACACGGAGGCTTTTTCATAGAAAACCCAAAAGATATTTATTTAGTAGATATTATAAAAGCAATTGATGGTTCTGGCCTGTTTAGCTCTTGTGTAATGGGTTTAAAAACTTGCTCTGATACCAAACCCTGCCCAATGCATGAACAAATTAAACCCATAAGAACACAATTACTTACAGAGTTTAGTAAAAAATCTGTTGATGAACTGGTAAAAGACTTTGATAAAACAGGTTACTTTCTGAGATAA
- a CDS encoding alpha-L-fucosidase — protein sequence MTRLNCRITGILASLFFLVSFSSTLKAQKFEANLESFKQYEYPAWFRDAKFGIWSHWGPQAVPRQGDWYARDMYQSDYYDRKKNEYTGKPHPAYLYHVKTYGHPSKFGYKDLLPLWKAERWNPEQLMALFKRVGAKYFVSMAVHHDNFFLWNSKIHKWNSVNIGPKKDVVALWQQAAKKEGLRFGVSEHLGASYNWFQTNKGADKTGPLAGVPYDGNDPQYEDLYYAKSDEKAWLTTDPKNHAHWLKSVKELIDLYQPDLLYSDSELPFGETGHKMLAHFYNQDIAKNNGKLEAVYNSKRRPSEGRWVQDIERGVMDSISPFPWQTDTSIGDWFYRTGQKYRSGTEILQMLVDIVSKNGNLLINVVQTPEGDLEPDVLNILEEIAAWTPVNGEAIYGSRPWKIYGEGPSTSSNKPEGKFGGVSDERSFESTDIRFTTKGETLYAFCMKNPQNEISIQALGKNTKYNNKTIASIELLGSKEKLNWKQENGKLVIQKPTKLPNSQVTTYKIQFKN from the coding sequence ATGACCAGATTAAACTGTAGAATTACAGGAATACTAGCTTCGCTATTTTTTCTTGTGTCTTTTTCTAGTACGCTTAAAGCTCAAAAATTTGAAGCCAATCTTGAATCGTTTAAACAATACGAATACCCAGCATGGTTTAGAGATGCTAAGTTTGGTATATGGTCTCATTGGGGGCCACAAGCTGTACCCAGACAAGGCGACTGGTATGCCAGAGACATGTACCAAAGCGATTATTATGATAGAAAAAAGAATGAATATACCGGCAAACCTCATCCTGCTTACCTCTATCATGTAAAAACTTATGGTCATCCGTCAAAATTTGGCTATAAAGATTTATTACCTCTTTGGAAAGCAGAAAGATGGAATCCAGAGCAATTAATGGCTCTATTTAAAAGAGTTGGAGCTAAATATTTTGTGAGTATGGCTGTGCATCATGATAATTTCTTTTTATGGAATTCTAAAATCCACAAATGGAACTCGGTGAACATAGGTCCTAAAAAAGATGTTGTTGCACTATGGCAACAAGCGGCTAAAAAAGAAGGCTTAAGGTTTGGCGTTTCTGAACATTTAGGAGCTAGTTATAACTGGTTTCAAACTAATAAGGGTGCTGATAAAACTGGGCCTTTAGCTGGTGTCCCTTATGATGGAAACGACCCTCAGTATGAAGATTTATATTATGCTAAATCTGATGAAAAGGCATGGTTAACTACAGACCCTAAAAACCATGCTCATTGGTTAAAAAGCGTTAAAGAATTGATAGACCTTTACCAACCAGATTTATTATATTCTGATAGTGAATTACCTTTTGGTGAAACTGGCCATAAAATGCTAGCTCATTTTTATAATCAGGATATTGCAAAAAACAACGGGAAATTAGAAGCCGTTTACAATAGCAAAAGAAGACCATCTGAAGGACGTTGGGTACAAGACATAGAACGTGGCGTAATGGACTCTATCAGTCCGTTTCCTTGGCAAACAGATACTTCTATTGGAGATTGGTTTTACCGTACCGGCCAAAAATACCGTAGTGGAACAGAAATTTTGCAAATGTTGGTTGATATAGTAAGTAAGAACGGAAACTTATTAATTAACGTAGTACAAACCCCTGAAGGAGATTTAGAACCTGATGTTTTAAACATCTTAGAAGAAATTGCCGCTTGGACGCCAGTAAACGGAGAAGCTATTTATGGCTCTAGACCTTGGAAAATTTATGGCGAAGGACCATCAACCAGCTCTAACAAGCCAGAAGGTAAATTTGGTGGTGTTAGCGATGAGCGTTCTTTTGAATCAACTGATATCCGTTTCACAACAAAAGGCGAAACATTATATGCTTTCTGTATGAAAAATCCTCAAAATGAGATTAGCATACAAGCATTAGGTAAAAACACAAAATACAATAATAAAACTATTGCTTCTATAGAGTTATTGGGAAGCAAAGAAAAACTAAATTGGAAACAAGAAAATGGCAAGTTGGTTATCCAGAAACCAACAAAACTTCCAAATTCGCAGGTAACCACTTACAAAATACAGTTTAAAAACTAA
- a CDS encoding sulfite exporter TauE/SafE family protein — MTEQKTTQTKTNLPKTEERKWKNIATLSLALLALVIIGVSVVEYFTFNEVKDYIIKQVDKQFLFMVAVGFFAQMVDGALGMGYGVISTTLLLSGGLNPAVISGSIHTAEMFSSGASGFSHYRFGNVNMKLFKTLLIPGVIGAIVGALLLTTLGEENSKWVRPVLSVYTFILGVRILTNAFKTDIKPKKVKRAGWLAGAGGFLDSFGGGGWGPLVTSTLISKGRSPKYVIGSVSLTEFFVTMASALTFFIMLGTSHIETIIGLILGGLLAAPIAARLVGKLPVKKMFIGVGLIVLISSIRIIWNSIDKLL; from the coding sequence ATGACAGAGCAAAAAACAACGCAGACAAAAACAAATTTACCTAAAACAGAAGAAAGAAAATGGAAGAACATTGCTACACTCAGTTTAGCCCTATTAGCTTTAGTGATAATAGGTGTAAGTGTGGTAGAGTATTTTACTTTTAATGAGGTTAAAGACTATATAATTAAGCAGGTAGATAAGCAATTTTTGTTTATGGTGGCTGTTGGATTTTTTGCCCAGATGGTAGATGGTGCATTGGGTATGGGCTATGGTGTAATTTCTACTACTTTATTGCTATCTGGCGGATTAAATCCGGCTGTTATTTCTGGAAGTATACATACGGCAGAGATGTTTTCAAGCGGTGCATCAGGCTTTAGCCATTACAGGTTTGGTAATGTGAATATGAAGCTGTTTAAAACACTTTTAATTCCGGGTGTTATTGGTGCTATAGTAGGTGCTTTATTATTAACAACTCTGGGCGAAGAGAATTCTAAATGGGTGCGTCCGGTACTTTCTGTTTACACCTTTATTTTAGGAGTTAGAATTTTAACTAATGCCTTCAAAACAGATATCAAACCCAAAAAAGTAAAGAGAGCAGGTTGGTTAGCGGGTGCAGGTGGCTTTTTGGATTCTTTTGGTGGCGGTGGCTGGGGCCCTTTAGTTACCAGTACCTTAATATCTAAAGGTAGAAGTCCAAAATATGTTATTGGTTCTGTTAGTTTAACCGAGTTTTTTGTTACTATGGCCAGTGCGTTAACCTTCTTTATCATGTTGGGTACAAGCCATATAGAAACCATTATAGGTTTAATTTTAGGAGGGCTTTTAGCTGCACCTATAGCAGCCAGATTGGTAGGAAAACTCCCTGTAAAGAAAATGTTTATTGGAGTAGGTTTAATTGTCCTAATTTCTAGTATCCGGATTATATGGAACTCTATAGATAAATTGTTGTAA
- a CDS encoding TonB-dependent receptor yields MWFICASNKNLFGDKLKLFGSVRLDYNPEFDPKLNPRIAAVYTLAQKHNFRASFQNGYRFPALFEAISYVNNGNIRRVGGLSYINNGLNYLDNSYTLASINAFNAAVNRSVAGGATTNAAALQNRDLLEVTNLGETRPERINSFEIGYKSVLLENKLVVDIDAYMNEYDGFLGQVEVAVPYRAGTNLTQQVTVGTDEAVLASVQTNRNNQQIRYRVYTNAKNRYTNYGSALGLTYNFYQKFTIAGNINYNDITENKNRDIFVTGFNTPNWATNLSFGNREIVKNLGFNVGWRWQESFLWESPLVNGTVPAFHSFDAQVTYKVPQAKANIKLGGTNILNRNYVQYAGGPTLGGLYYLALTFDGLLN; encoded by the coding sequence ATTTGGTTCATTTGCGCAAGTAACAAAAACCTTTTTGGTGATAAATTAAAGTTATTTGGTTCGGTAAGATTAGATTATAACCCAGAATTTGATCCTAAATTAAACCCTCGTATAGCGGCTGTTTATACCTTAGCGCAAAAGCATAATTTCAGAGCATCTTTCCAAAATGGGTACCGTTTCCCTGCCTTGTTTGAAGCTATTTCTTATGTGAATAATGGAAATATCAGAAGGGTAGGCGGTTTATCTTACATCAATAATGGTTTAAATTATTTAGATAATTCTTACACTTTAGCATCTATAAATGCATTTAATGCTGCGGTAAACAGAAGCGTAGCAGGTGGGGCTACTACAAATGCAGCGGCACTTCAAAACAGAGACCTTTTAGAGGTTACCAATTTAGGAGAAACTCGTCCAGAGCGTATTAACTCTTTTGAGATAGGTTATAAAAGCGTTTTATTAGAAAATAAATTAGTTGTGGATATTGATGCTTATATGAATGAATATGATGGTTTCTTAGGCCAGGTTGAGGTTGCTGTACCTTACAGAGCAGGTACCAATTTAACACAACAAGTAACGGTTGGTACAGATGAAGCTGTTTTAGCCTCTGTGCAAACTAATCGTAACAATCAGCAGATACGTTATAGAGTTTATACAAATGCAAAAAATAGATATACCAATTATGGTTCTGCTTTGGGTTTAACTTATAACTTCTATCAGAAATTTACCATTGCCGGGAATATCAACTATAACGATATCACAGAAAATAAAAACAGAGATATTTTTGTAACTGGTTTTAATACGCCTAATTGGGCAACAAATTTATCTTTTGGCAACAGAGAAATTGTTAAAAACCTAGGCTTTAATGTGGGTTGGAGATGGCAAGAATCTTTCTTGTGGGAAAGTCCGCTTGTAAATGGTACTGTGCCAGCATTTCACTCTTTTGATGCGCAGGTTACTTATAAAGTTCCTCAGGCAAAAGCTAATATAAAATTAGGAGGTACTAATATCTTAAATAGAAATTATGTGCAATATGCAGGCGGACCAACCCTAGGTGGTTTGTATTATTTAGCACTTACATTTGATGGACTTTTAAACTAA